In one Pseudomonas sp. R84 genomic region, the following are encoded:
- a CDS encoding catalase family protein — protein MLARIWLWLGRLLGKALLILAAIGLLGWAIATAWFAWQHRGPVSALEQTPPGEAAMTQNVIQTAVRIVDQHREGTRYLRDAHAKAHGCVKAQVQVLPELAQSLRQGVFSEPGKTWQAMIRLSNGNAYPQFDSIRDARGMAIKLLDVSGKQLLGNRQAQPEQDFVMFSHPNFFVSDVAEYRQNVAAQADGKKVMAFFPGWDPRTWQIRHLFIALATLAPPPDSPTATTYFSVSPYKFGESNAKFRVAPDPDNCPAYTLPKQNHDLPNFLRSALNQQLSTDRVPACFVLQIQRQDAHQYMPIEDTSIEWREQDSPFETVARITLPPQDFDTPALNLQCDNLSFNPWFGIEAHRPIGGINRLRKAVYEAVSDYRHQRNSE, from the coding sequence CTGTTGGCCAGAATCTGGTTGTGGCTTGGACGTCTGCTTGGCAAAGCCCTGCTGATATTGGCCGCCATCGGCCTGCTCGGCTGGGCCATCGCCACGGCGTGGTTTGCCTGGCAACACCGTGGCCCGGTTTCAGCGCTGGAACAGACTCCACCCGGCGAAGCCGCGATGACTCAAAACGTGATTCAGACCGCCGTGCGCATCGTTGATCAGCACCGCGAAGGCACACGTTATCTGCGCGACGCACACGCCAAGGCTCATGGTTGCGTGAAGGCGCAGGTGCAGGTGTTGCCGGAACTGGCGCAGTCGCTGCGACAGGGCGTGTTCAGTGAACCCGGAAAAACCTGGCAGGCAATGATTCGTCTGTCCAACGGCAATGCCTACCCACAGTTCGACAGCATCCGCGACGCCAGAGGCATGGCAATCAAACTGCTGGATGTTTCGGGAAAACAGCTGCTCGGCAACCGCCAGGCACAGCCTGAGCAGGATTTCGTGATGTTCAGCCACCCGAACTTTTTCGTCAGCGATGTCGCCGAGTACCGTCAGAACGTGGCGGCGCAGGCTGACGGCAAGAAGGTCATGGCGTTTTTCCCCGGATGGGATCCGCGCACCTGGCAGATCCGCCATTTGTTTATCGCGCTGGCAACCTTGGCGCCGCCGCCGGATAGCCCGACGGCGACGACTTACTTTTCGGTTTCGCCTTACAAATTCGGTGAGTCGAATGCAAAGTTTCGTGTAGCACCCGATCCGGATAACTGCCCCGCCTATACATTGCCCAAACAAAATCACGACCTGCCGAACTTTCTGCGCAGCGCGTTGAATCAGCAACTGTCGACGGATCGTGTACCCGCCTGCTTCGTGCTGCAGATTCAGCGTCAGGATGCCCATCAATACATGCCGATCGAGGACACCAGCATCGAATGGCGCGAGCAGGATTCGCCCTTCGAAACCGTCGCGCGGATCACCCTGCCGCCGCAGGATTTCGACACCCCGGCGTTGAATCTGCAATGCGATAACCTGTCGTTCAACCCTTGGTTTGGCATTGAGGCGCATCGCCCGATCGGAGGGATCAACCGGTTGCGCAAGGCCGTGTACGAAGCGGTCAGCGACTATCGTCACCAGCGTAATAGTGAGTAA
- a CDS encoding di-heme-cytochrome C peroxidase produces the protein MRLLFRVLTLIVVLLGLVLAVVLYYVANPKLPFYTAAEQVHYLNQWSDEERQTYYFTPQGTQVKGLRYEWFEALELPFSERRFASPDYLARFGFLIDPQQKATANNPGNLPVGFARHQNPGSSEQYLDITCAACHTGELRFKGQAVRIDGGTAQHVLPSSVPTLRGGSFGQALVASLTSTYYNPWKFERFARTVLGDEYDTRHEQLRKDFKTSLNTFLKVAWNDTHRGLYPTEEGPGRADAFGRIANATFGDAISPANYRVANAPVDYPQLWDMWTFDWVQWNGSAQQPMARNIGEALGVGATLNFFDGNGQPLQGEARYASSVRVRDLHKIEETLQKLKPPVWPEELLGAIDKSLAAKGRTLFAENCAGCHVPRQTQEGERWVQHLHMLPVDVIGTDPTAANNIASHRFDLTALQWDLKELETMDVKLHPTPREPLDLSQLSVAKGLAYVTAFVEDRAYREANVTPQEKPQLDGFGLPIGVREKVAYKARPLAGIWATAPFLHNGSVPSIYQLLSPQDERATTFLKGTLEYDPRHLGYRTEAFTNGFLFDTRITGNHNSGHEFRAGERGNGVIGRLLQPEERWALLEYLKVLGGPLEAQLP, from the coding sequence TTGCGCCTTCTATTCCGTGTGCTGACCCTGATCGTCGTGCTGCTGGGACTCGTTCTCGCCGTGGTGCTGTATTACGTTGCCAACCCGAAATTGCCCTTCTACACCGCCGCCGAGCAGGTGCATTACCTCAATCAGTGGAGTGACGAAGAGCGGCAAACCTACTATTTCACGCCTCAGGGCACGCAGGTCAAAGGCCTGCGCTATGAGTGGTTCGAGGCGTTGGAACTGCCCTTCTCTGAGCGACGTTTCGCCTCACCCGATTACCTCGCGCGTTTCGGTTTTCTGATTGATCCGCAGCAGAAAGCCACGGCGAACAATCCGGGTAACCTCCCCGTCGGTTTTGCCCGGCACCAGAATCCCGGCAGCTCCGAGCAATATCTGGACATCACTTGCGCCGCTTGCCACACCGGCGAATTGCGCTTCAAAGGCCAGGCCGTACGGATCGACGGCGGTACCGCGCAACATGTGTTGCCTTCCAGTGTTCCTACTTTACGGGGCGGAAGTTTCGGACAGGCTTTGGTGGCAAGTCTGACCTCGACTTACTACAACCCATGGAAATTCGAACGCTTTGCCAGAACCGTGCTGGGCGACGAATACGACACGCGCCACGAGCAATTGCGCAAAGACTTCAAAACTTCACTGAACACATTCCTTAAAGTGGCCTGGAACGATACCCATCGCGGCCTCTATCCGACCGAAGAAGGTCCCGGCCGCGCCGACGCCTTTGGACGCATTGCCAATGCAACGTTTGGCGATGCGATTTCCCCCGCCAACTACCGCGTGGCCAATGCCCCGGTGGATTATCCGCAGCTCTGGGACATGTGGACATTCGATTGGGTGCAATGGAACGGCTCCGCACAGCAGCCGATGGCACGCAACATCGGCGAAGCGTTGGGCGTCGGCGCCACCCTGAATTTTTTTGATGGCAACGGCCAGCCACTGCAAGGCGAAGCCCGCTATGCCTCCAGCGTGCGCGTGCGTGATCTGCACAAAATCGAAGAAACCCTGCAAAAGCTCAAACCGCCCGTTTGGCCAGAGGAGCTGCTTGGTGCCATCGACAAATCACTGGCAGCCAAGGGGCGCACGCTGTTTGCCGAGAATTGCGCCGGTTGTCACGTACCGCGCCAGACGCAGGAAGGTGAACGCTGGGTGCAGCATTTGCACATGCTGCCGGTCGATGTCATCGGCACCGACCCGACCGCCGCCAACAATATCGCCAGCCACCGTTTCGATCTGACTGCCCTGCAATGGGACCTGAAGGAACTCGAAACCATGGACGTCAAACTGCATCCGACGCCCAGGGAACCTCTGGATCTGAGCCAGTTGTCAGTGGCCAAGGGGCTGGCTTACGTCACCGCTTTTGTCGAAGACCGCGCCTACCGCGAGGCCAACGTCACGCCGCAGGAGAAACCACAGCTGGACGGTTTCGGCCTGCCAATCGGTGTGCGCGAAAAAGTCGCCTACAAGGCCCGTCCGCTGGCCGGTATCTGGGCCACGGCGCCGTTTCTGCACAACGGTTCGGTGCCGAGCATTTATCAGTTGCTGTCGCCGCAGGATGAACGCGCCACAACCTTCCTCAAAGGCACCCTTGAATATGATCCGCGCCATCTGGGTTATCGCACCGAAGCGTTTACCAATGGCTTCCTGTTCGACACGCGCATCACAGGCAACCACAACAGCGGCCATGAGTTCCGTGCCGGCGAACGTGGTAACGGCGTGATTGGTCGGCTATTGCAGCCCGAAGAACGCTGGGCACTTCTTGAGTACCTGAAAGTCCTCGGCGGCCCACTGGAGGCGCAACTGCCATGA
- a CDS encoding RHS repeat-associated core domain-containing protein has product MEAVTRIEQALDSFPASLSLYREQLKHWASRGADKVSHAADLPSLMGMERIIRFGSDSTVVSSADNAFFSGVVQCPESGPMLIESKFESVYDIPLGNIAVDVIAMDGGETTPITLDAQGKGSFKGIPGKFYRVQVHSDVTESQVEDLFKAYDGLTAELDGWLRSEWQGFKPQWSQSVATAAGNGMLAGSWAAIEGVWDSIGLLSDILKDPGAFAERLGEGATQLMALAASAPDVMEKLQLLVSDEAALCLLLRTASLWLEMLPPSEIAGKTAEAASMMMVQLLIDVLISVVLTFVSGGAGIAYLTLRLADRAVQLLSAVKRLVKAIFGIVEGFIKYVDQYKAVAARGIAAGVKKGRMQLRWDAQRNTLLKKDEHHDDSPDQAKNPNGDSADCVPHTCTNGCPVSMVTGEELLTLTDAVLDGVLPFEFTRLYRSSAAEIDVGLGFGWSHSLAHRLEFFADEVVWVDHENRRTWFPLPSVERPAIHNSLSRAAIFLGDEPEELILALAGDAARFYHFRAGRLTAISDAYGNRLTVQRDRSDRVQRLDNGAGRSLLLRYDRAQLVGVDYQVFRDGAWSTEQALVSYRYDAYQHLIEASNAVGDSERYDYDDAHVILQRQLAGGASFFWEWERSGKASRCVRHWASFSQMDTRYVWNDDGSVAVHYVDGTEETYVHDERARLVRKVSADGGEQLKAYDSSGRLIAEQDALGAVTEYRYDEVGRLIALIPPDEAPTSYEYRNGFLHRRSRGEAVWICRRNAEGDVTEAVDPDGQVTHYYYDTRGQLLSIRYPDSSRHRLVWNNLGQLTEETLPDGGVRRFSYDALGRRTTTADEHGAVTRQHWDAVGRLIQTTFPTGSTRAYSYGAYGQVIAERDELGRITRYEYDDDLHLVSRRINPDGTQVQYRYDHAQLLLTEIENESGEKYRLDYTPTGLIRQESGFDGRRTAYAYDLNGHLLEKTEFGDDGSCLLTAYERDAAGRLLVKTLPDGIKVTYQYDRLGRLVSVDDGQNHPLAFEYDRQDRLITEHQGWGTLRYRYDACGQLKRLRLPDNSVLDYRHAKGGALTDIDLNGTPLTRHVYQSGRERQRQQGLLLSEYTYDDQGRLLAHAVGHQRDALYRRDYAYNANGNLAHIADSRHGQRTYGYDALDRLIRVRHSRDELPESFAHDPAGNLLMQDRPGPSQIKGNRLLMQGDRHYDYDAFGNLIRERRGRAQTLVTAYRYDSQHRLIGLTRPDGQTASYRYDAFGRRIRKTVGDDTTEFFWQGDHLVAESSEREYRSYVYEPGTFRPLALLDGKGPKKACPFYYQLDHLGTPQELTDYSGDIVWSAQYDAYGKVATLTLAGDDYLNQPLRFQGQYFDGESGLHYNRHRYYDPRLGRYLTPDPIKLAGGLNQYQYVPNPTGWVDPLGLSSNCPPPNKPGCEVPGGIGGAKVDEGEPALPKMTAQERRARIDELAEENAKREVLKLEKKYKMHTVAKHNPEIPDKALKQRSIDGSHPTKKGVKEGVNSSSQFKSWLLQLHAINDAISRMSRTPPAPTGFTKKGDPVVRKEMPNGGRGYKPNKKDKQNPKYVDELNVSEVRFSSQDIKKPYTAFPD; this is encoded by the coding sequence ATGGAAGCCGTTACTCGCATCGAGCAAGCACTCGACAGCTTTCCCGCCTCCCTCAGCCTTTACCGCGAGCAGCTCAAGCATTGGGCCAGTCGAGGGGCGGACAAGGTTAGCCATGCTGCGGATTTGCCGTCGTTGATGGGTATGGAGCGGATCATTCGCTTCGGCTCCGATAGCACTGTCGTCAGCAGCGCCGACAACGCGTTTTTCTCCGGCGTCGTCCAGTGCCCGGAGAGCGGCCCGATGCTGATCGAAAGCAAATTCGAGTCGGTCTACGACATTCCCCTCGGCAACATCGCGGTCGATGTGATTGCCATGGACGGTGGCGAAACCACCCCCATCACTCTTGATGCGCAAGGCAAGGGCTCATTCAAAGGAATACCTGGCAAGTTCTACCGGGTGCAGGTGCACAGCGATGTCACTGAGAGTCAGGTCGAGGACCTGTTCAAAGCCTATGACGGCCTGACCGCTGAGCTGGATGGCTGGCTGCGCAGTGAATGGCAGGGTTTCAAGCCGCAGTGGTCGCAGTCGGTAGCGACGGCGGCGGGCAACGGCATGCTCGCCGGGAGCTGGGCGGCGATCGAGGGCGTGTGGGACAGCATTGGCCTGCTCTCGGACATTCTCAAGGATCCCGGGGCGTTCGCCGAGCGATTGGGTGAGGGCGCCACGCAGTTGATGGCGCTGGCAGCGAGCGCACCCGACGTCATGGAAAAGCTTCAATTGCTGGTCAGTGACGAAGCTGCACTGTGTTTATTGCTGCGCACTGCCAGCCTTTGGCTGGAGATGCTGCCGCCCAGTGAAATCGCCGGCAAAACCGCTGAAGCGGCATCAATGATGATGGTGCAGTTGCTCATCGATGTGCTGATCAGCGTCGTCTTGACGTTCGTCAGTGGTGGTGCAGGCATCGCATATCTGACGCTGCGTCTGGCGGATCGCGCCGTGCAATTGCTGTCGGCGGTGAAACGTTTGGTGAAGGCGATATTCGGCATCGTCGAGGGCTTCATCAAATACGTCGATCAATACAAAGCCGTTGCTGCCCGAGGCATCGCGGCGGGTGTAAAAAAGGGCCGAATGCAATTGCGCTGGGATGCGCAGCGCAACACCTTGCTGAAGAAAGACGAGCATCACGACGACTCGCCGGATCAGGCGAAAAACCCCAATGGCGACAGCGCCGATTGTGTGCCCCACACCTGCACCAACGGTTGCCCGGTGTCGATGGTCACCGGTGAAGAACTGCTGACCCTGACTGATGCCGTGCTTGATGGCGTGTTGCCGTTTGAATTCACGCGGTTGTATCGCAGCAGTGCCGCCGAGATCGATGTCGGGCTGGGGTTTGGCTGGAGTCATTCGCTGGCGCATCGGCTGGAATTTTTCGCTGATGAGGTTGTTTGGGTCGATCACGAAAACCGGCGTACATGGTTTCCGTTGCCGAGCGTTGAACGACCGGCGATTCACAACAGCCTATCGCGGGCGGCGATTTTTCTGGGCGATGAGCCGGAAGAGCTGATCCTCGCGTTGGCCGGGGACGCGGCGCGGTTTTATCACTTTCGCGCGGGACGGCTGACGGCGATCAGCGATGCCTATGGCAATCGTCTGACGGTGCAGCGCGATCGCTCTGACCGGGTGCAGCGCCTGGACAACGGCGCCGGGCGTTCGCTGCTGTTGCGCTATGACCGCGCGCAGTTGGTTGGTGTGGATTACCAGGTGTTTCGCGACGGTGCCTGGAGCACCGAACAGGCGCTGGTCAGTTACCGCTACGACGCCTATCAGCACCTGATCGAAGCGAGCAACGCCGTCGGTGACAGCGAGCGTTACGACTACGACGACGCTCACGTGATTCTGCAGCGGCAACTGGCCGGTGGCGCGAGTTTTTTCTGGGAGTGGGAACGTTCGGGCAAGGCTTCTCGCTGTGTCAGGCATTGGGCCTCGTTTTCGCAGATGGACACGCGCTACGTCTGGAACGACGACGGCAGTGTCGCGGTGCATTACGTCGATGGCACCGAAGAAACGTACGTCCACGACGAGCGTGCGCGGCTGGTGCGTAAAGTCTCGGCGGATGGTGGCGAGCAGCTCAAGGCCTATGACTCATCGGGGCGGTTGATCGCCGAGCAGGATGCCTTGGGGGCGGTCACCGAATACCGCTACGACGAGGTCGGACGGCTGATCGCGCTGATTCCGCCGGACGAGGCGCCCACGTCCTACGAGTATCGCAACGGTTTCTTGCATCGGCGTTCGCGCGGCGAGGCGGTGTGGATCTGCCGGCGCAATGCCGAGGGCGATGTCACCGAGGCGGTCGATCCCGACGGCCAGGTTACGCATTACTACTACGACACCCGTGGGCAGTTGCTGTCGATCCGTTACCCGGACAGCAGCCGCCATCGCTTGGTCTGGAACAACCTCGGCCAGTTGACCGAGGAAACCCTGCCCGACGGTGGCGTGCGGCGTTTTTCCTACGATGCACTGGGGCGCCGGACCACAACCGCAGACGAACACGGTGCGGTCACCCGCCAGCATTGGGATGCCGTCGGCCGACTGATTCAGACGACGTTTCCTACCGGCAGCACTCGCGCCTACAGCTACGGCGCCTACGGTCAGGTCATTGCCGAGCGCGATGAACTCGGGCGCATCACCCGTTATGAGTATGACGACGACCTGCACCTGGTTTCGCGGCGAATCAACCCCGACGGCACGCAGGTGCAGTATCGCTACGACCATGCGCAGTTATTGCTCACCGAGATCGAAAACGAATCGGGGGAAAAATACCGGCTCGATTACACGCCGACCGGGCTGATTCGCCAGGAAAGCGGTTTTGATGGCCGGCGTACCGCGTATGCCTATGACCTCAACGGCCATCTGCTGGAGAAAACCGAGTTCGGCGATGACGGCTCTTGTCTGCTCACCGCTTATGAGCGCGATGCCGCTGGCCGGCTGTTAGTCAAAACCCTGCCCGATGGGATCAAGGTCACCTACCAATACGATCGCCTCGGCCGACTGGTCAGCGTCGACGATGGCCAGAACCATCCGCTCGCCTTCGAGTACGACCGCCAGGACCGCTTGATCACCGAGCATCAGGGCTGGGGCACTCTGCGTTACCGCTACGACGCCTGCGGTCAGCTCAAGCGCCTGCGTCTACCGGACAACAGCGTGCTCGATTACCGCCACGCCAAGGGCGGCGCGCTGACCGACATCGACCTCAACGGCACGCCGCTGACCCGTCACGTCTATCAGTCCGGACGCGAAAGGCAACGTCAGCAAGGTCTGCTGCTCAGCGAATATACCTACGACGACCAGGGACGATTACTCGCCCACGCCGTAGGCCATCAGCGCGATGCGTTGTATCGCCGCGATTATGCCTACAACGCCAACGGCAATCTCGCGCACATCGCCGACAGCCGCCACGGCCAGCGCACCTACGGCTACGACGCCCTCGACCGCCTCATTCGCGTACGCCACTCGCGCGACGAACTGCCGGAAAGCTTCGCCCACGACCCGGCCGGCAACCTGCTGATGCAGGACCGCCCCGGCCCGAGCCAGATCAAGGGCAACCGCCTGCTGATGCAGGGCGACCGCCACTATGACTACGACGCCTTCGGCAACCTGATCCGCGAACGCCGCGGCCGCGCGCAAACTCTCGTCACTGCATACCGCTACGACAGCCAGCACCGCCTGATCGGCCTGACCCGCCCCGACGGCCAGACCGCCAGTTACCGCTACGACGCCTTCGGCCGACGCATCCGCAAAACCGTCGGCGACGACACCACCGAGTTCTTCTGGCAAGGCGACCATCTCGTCGCCGAAAGCAGCGAACGCGAATACCGCAGCTACGTCTACGAACCCGGCACCTTCCGCCCGCTCGCGCTGCTCGACGGCAAAGGCCCGAAAAAGGCCTGCCCGTTCTACTACCAACTCGATCATCTCGGCACCCCGCAGGAACTCACCGACTACAGCGGCGACATCGTCTGGTCCGCGCAATACGACGCCTACGGCAAAGTCGCCACGCTGACCCTGGCCGGCGACGACTACCTGAATCAGCCGCTGCGCTTTCAGGGGCAGTATTTCGACGGGGAAAGCGGCCTGCATTACAACCGGCACCGGTATTACGACCCGCGGCTGGGAAGGTATCTGACGCCGGATCCGATCAAGTTGGCGGGTGGGCTGAATCAGTACCAGTACGTGCCGAATCCGACGGGGTGGGTGGATCCGTTGGGGTTGAGCTCTAACTGCCCGCCGCCGAACAAGCCTGGGTGTGAGGTGCCGGGTGGGATTGGTGGCGCTAAGGTAGATGAAGGTGAGCCAGCGCTGCCGAAGATGACGGCGCAGGAGCGGAGGGCAAGGATTGATGAGTTGGCGGAGGAAAATGCGAAACGTGAAGTTTTGAAACTGGAGAAAAAGTACAAAATGCACACCGTCGCTAAACACAACCCGGAGATACCAGACAAGGCGTTAAAACAGAGATCTATCGACGGTAGTCATCCGACAAAAAAAGGGGTGAAAGAAGGTGTTAATTCTAGCTCGCAGTTTAAGAGTTGGTTGCTTCAGCTTCATGCGATAAATGATGCTATTTCTAGAATGAGTAGAACGCCTCCCGCGCCTACCGGATTTACCAAGAAAGGCGATCCGGTTGTAAGAAAGGAAATGCCAAATGGTGGTAGGGGGTATAAGCCGAACAAAAAAGATAAACAAAATCCAAAATATGTGGATGAGTTAAATGTTTCAGAGGTGCGGTTTTCTAGTCAAGATATTAAAAAACCATACACGGCATTCCCAGATTAG
- the rdgC gene encoding recombination-associated protein RdgC has protein sequence MWFKNLLIYRLTQDLPVDAEALETALATKLARPCASQELTTYGFVAPFGKGEDAPLVHVSGDFLLISARKEERILPGSVVRDAVKEKVEEIEAEQMRKVYKKERDQIKDEIIQALLPRAFIRRSSTFAAIAPKQGLILVNSASPKRAEDLLSTLREVIGTLPVRPLTVKMAPTAVMTDWVTTQKAADDFYVLDECELRDTHEDGGIVRCKRQDLTSEEIQLHLSTGKVVTQLSLAWQDKLSFLLDDKMTVKRLKFEDLLQDQAEQDGGDEALGQLDASFTLMMLTFGDFLPALVEALGGEETPQGI, from the coding sequence ATGTGGTTCAAAAACCTGCTTATCTATCGCCTGACCCAAGACCTGCCTGTCGATGCCGAGGCGCTGGAAACTGCACTGGCCACCAAACTGGCGCGTCCATGTGCAAGCCAGGAGTTGACCACCTACGGTTTCGTCGCGCCGTTCGGCAAAGGCGAAGATGCTCCATTGGTGCACGTCAGCGGTGACTTCCTGCTGATTTCCGCGCGTAAAGAAGAACGCATCCTGCCGGGCAGCGTCGTGCGCGACGCGGTCAAGGAGAAGGTCGAAGAGATCGAAGCCGAGCAGATGCGCAAGGTCTACAAGAAGGAGCGCGACCAGATCAAGGATGAAATCATTCAGGCCCTCCTGCCGCGCGCGTTTATCCGTCGCTCGTCGACCTTCGCCGCCATCGCGCCGAAACAGGGTCTGATTCTGGTCAACTCGGCCAGCCCGAAACGCGCCGAAGACCTGCTGTCGACCCTGCGCGAAGTGATCGGCACCCTGCCCGTCCGCCCGCTGACGGTAAAAATGGCTCCAACGGCCGTCATGACCGACTGGGTCACCACGCAGAAAGCGGCCGACGACTTCTATGTACTGGACGAGTGCGAACTGCGCGACACCCACGAAGACGGCGGTATCGTCCGTTGCAAGCGTCAGGATCTGACCAGCGAAGAAATCCAGCTGCACCTGAGCACTGGCAAAGTCGTGACTCAATTGTCGCTGGCCTGGCAGGACAAACTGTCGTTCCTGCTCGATGACAAGATGACCGTTAAACGTCTGAAGTTCGAAGATCTGTTGCAGGATCAGGCGGAGCAGGACGGTGGCGACGAGGCGCTGGGTCAACTGGATGCCAGCTTCACCCTGATGATGCTGACGTTTGGCGACTTCCTGCCGGCGTTGGTGGAAGCGTTGGGTGGGGAAGAGACTCCGCAGGGGATCTAA
- a CDS encoding FKBP-type peptidyl-prolyl cis-trans isomerase, whose amino-acid sequence MKQHRLAAAVALVGLVLAGCDSQTSVELKTPAQKASYGIGLNMGKSLAQEGMDDLDSKAVAQGIEDAVGKKEQKLKDEELVEAFAALQKRAEERMAKMSEESAAAGKKFLEENGKKAGVTTTASGLQYEVVKKADGPQPKPTDVVTVHYTGKLTNGTVFDSSVERGSPIDLPVSGVIPGWVEGLQLMHVGEKYKLYIPSDLAYGAQSPSPAIPANSVLVFDLELLAIKDPAKEAAAAK is encoded by the coding sequence ATGAAACAGCATCGGTTGGCGGCGGCGGTTGCCCTGGTTGGCCTGGTCCTCGCGGGTTGTGATTCGCAGACCAGCGTAGAGCTGAAAACCCCGGCGCAAAAAGCTTCCTACGGTATCGGCCTGAACATGGGCAAGAGCCTGGCTCAGGAAGGCATGGATGATCTGGACTCCAAAGCGGTAGCCCAGGGCATCGAAGATGCCGTCGGCAAGAAAGAACAGAAGCTGAAAGACGAAGAACTGGTCGAAGCCTTCGCCGCGCTGCAAAAGCGTGCTGAAGAGCGTATGGCCAAGATGAGCGAAGAGTCGGCTGCGGCTGGCAAGAAGTTCCTCGAAGAAAACGGCAAGAAGGCGGGTGTAACCACCACCGCTTCCGGCCTGCAGTACGAAGTGGTCAAGAAAGCCGACGGTCCACAGCCTAAGCCGACTGACGTAGTGACTGTTCACTACACCGGCAAGCTGACCAACGGCACCGTATTCGACAGCTCCGTCGAGCGCGGCAGCCCGATTGATCTGCCGGTGAGCGGCGTGATTCCGGGTTGGGTTGAAGGTCTGCAACTGATGCACGTTGGCGAGAAGTACAAACTGTACATCCCTAGCGATCTGGCTTACGGCGCTCAGTCGCCAAGCCCGGCAATCCCGGCCAACTCGGTTCTGGTCTTCGACCTGGAACTGCTGGCCATCAAGGATCCAGCCAAAGAAGCTGCTGCTGCCAAGTAA
- a CDS encoding helix-turn-helix transcriptional regulator, protein MDIQIIARDGEPEYAVLPWAQYQALLKAAGINETPSRPAATPLAASPDTILPGLDQLRSLREGKGIAIEALARTVGISPSYLAMIESGERQPDAAIRRSLAWELTVPGWRDES, encoded by the coding sequence ATGGATATTCAGATAATTGCACGCGATGGCGAACCCGAATACGCGGTTCTGCCGTGGGCTCAGTATCAGGCTCTACTAAAAGCAGCAGGCATCAATGAAACACCGTCGCGTCCGGCAGCCACGCCACTCGCGGCCTCACCAGACACGATTCTTCCAGGTCTGGATCAACTACGCAGTTTGCGCGAAGGGAAGGGCATCGCCATTGAGGCGCTGGCCCGCACGGTAGGCATCAGCCCGTCATATCTGGCCATGATCGAAAGTGGCGAGCGTCAGCCCGACGCCGCGATTCGCCGCAGCCTGGCCTGGGAATTGACGGTGCCAGGGTGGAGGGATGAATCGTGA
- a CDS encoding YkvA family protein, with protein sequence MKAPWNFARFLPLAGRLLARGRLPTLLFAVASKGAAQGNRLGKLKDDLRLLQALCLAYWRGEYRAISGKALISVVAGLMYFLSPVDAIPDFIPVFGMLDDIAVLAWLMKTLDDELNAFRLWRNRQQPEKLAVVERLPDTPEQLQLQGPKKP encoded by the coding sequence ATGAAAGCTCCGTGGAATTTCGCTCGATTCCTGCCCTTGGCTGGCCGCCTGCTGGCACGCGGCCGCTTGCCGACCTTATTGTTTGCGGTCGCCAGCAAAGGCGCTGCACAGGGCAATCGCCTCGGTAAACTCAAGGACGATTTACGTTTACTCCAGGCTTTGTGCCTGGCCTATTGGCGCGGCGAGTATCGGGCCATCAGTGGCAAAGCGTTGATTTCGGTGGTTGCAGGGTTGATGTACTTCCTCAGCCCGGTGGATGCGATTCCGGATTTCATTCCCGTGTTCGGTATGCTCGACGACATCGCCGTCCTCGCCTGGCTGATGAAAACCCTCGACGATGAGCTCAATGCCTTCCGCCTCTGGCGCAACCGCCAGCAACCGGAAAAACTCGCGGTGGTCGAACGGTTGCCCGATACCCCTGAACAACTGCAACTTCAGGGGCCGAAAAAGCCCTGA
- a CDS encoding SEL1-like repeat protein produces MFLRLKARASYWLARRLFHWSWFVRQPRGWRWLEGQFARMANLGDVGAQSFYGHILTFRGVGLGAREEGVRLLRLAALAGDGKAAYQVGVISLAGTTSKPSDPVEAARWWNIAAKAGHPLAELKLKELSTRNSTL; encoded by the coding sequence GTGTTTTTACGACTCAAGGCGCGGGCCAGTTACTGGCTGGCCCGCAGGCTGTTTCACTGGTCATGGTTTGTTCGCCAACCGCGCGGCTGGCGCTGGCTCGAAGGTCAGTTTGCGCGCATGGCCAACCTTGGCGATGTCGGTGCGCAGAGCTTCTATGGGCACATCCTGACCTTTCGCGGTGTCGGCCTGGGCGCGCGTGAAGAAGGTGTGCGCCTGTTGCGGTTGGCGGCACTTGCGGGTGATGGCAAAGCGGCTTATCAGGTCGGCGTGATCAGCCTGGCCGGGACTACGAGCAAACCGTCGGATCCGGTCGAAGCCGCACGCTGGTGGAACATAGCTGCCAAAGCCGGGCACCCATTGGCTGAACTCAAATTGAAAGAGCTGAGTACTCGCAACTCAACACTGTAA